One window of Nymphaea colorata isolate Beijing-Zhang1983 chromosome 1, ASM883128v2, whole genome shotgun sequence genomic DNA carries:
- the LOC116262298 gene encoding UPF0481 protein At3g47200-like — protein sequence MRLALGQVLYKQLRNAATTSEEKKEDKDSWVVVIQQNFELYNPSAYHTKLAKRSIYKWPNDLVVASDFIWYHTPQLASFGPYHHGKKHLQPMEHHKERALYRILKRSKASLSNFVNSLRQVEQELSDSYDDLDHQLSSYPFLKMMLLDGCFILELLLSDGQPNENSSDTYEPIFRTDGKLTNTVAFQDMLLLENQIPLLVLRKLLEVVERREIKDDAYLDCLICNFYEFKSMPIDRPGLHVLDVYRKCLIMDSTTEEQTTPSVGFIKSVFLQCEPWLYAISQGIKRILLAIPILVFRLLSKQISKPGNMRSAMRFHEAGIEFKKGNNSGLKISFDEKHGVLTLPYISIEDHTAAIYMNLMAFERMHPKIQNHEVTTYISFMDDLIDTAEDVSLLCSRGIVRNLLGSDEDAAKVFNKLGDGMTFTPDEELYEDLQSYVASDWNAARAYLKRNYFQNPWSILSLLAAIALLLLTFIQTLFSVLAVTKGK from the exons ATGAGATTGGCTTTAGGGCAAGTTCTCTATAAACAGCTT AGAAATGCAGCAACAACTtcggaagagaagaaggaggacaAGGACTCGTGGGTAGTTGTCATCCAACAAAATTTCGAGTTGTATAACCCATCTGCATATCACACAAAGTTGGCGAAGAGGTCCATCTACAAATGGCCTAACGACCTTGTCGTTGCATCAGACTTCATCTGGTATCACACCCCTCAATTGGCATCCTTTGGTCCTTACCACCATGGGAAGAAGCACTTACAGCCCATGGAGCATCACAAGGAAAGGGCTCTATATAGGATCCTAAAGAGGAGCAAGGCTTCACTCTCTAATTTTGTGAACTCCTTGAGGCAAGTAGAGCAAGAACTTAGTGACAGCTATGATGATCTGGATCACCAATTGTCGTCATATCCGTTTCTAAAAATGATGCTGCTTGATGGATGCTTCATCCTTGAACTCCTACTTAGTGATGGCCAGCCAAATGAAAATAGTTCCGACACCTATGAGCCCATCTTCAGAACAGACGGGAAGCTCACAAATACTGTGGCTTTTCAAGACATGTTGTTGCTAGAAAACCAAATCCCACTCCTTGTCCTAAGAAAATTGTTAGAGGTGGTGGAGAGGAGAGAGATCAAAGATGATGCATATCTCGATTGCTTGATCTGCAATTTTTATGAATTCAAATCCATGCCCATTGACAGACCTGGTTTACATGTTTTAGATGTTTACAGGAAGTGCTTGATAATGGACAGCACAACGGAAGAACAGACAACCCCTTCTGTAGGCTTTATCAAGTCTGTTTTCTTGCAATGTGAACCATGGCTGTATGCCATCAGCCAAGGAATTAAGCGTATTCTTCTCGCCATCCCCATCTTGGTCTTTAGGCTCTTAAGCAAACAAATTTCCAAACCAGGAAACATGCGATCAGCAATGAGGTTTCACGAAGCAGGCATTGAGTTCAAAAAAGGGAACAATAGCGGgctaaaaatttcttttgatgaaaaacaCGGGGTGCTCACTCTTCCATACATCAGCATAGAAGACCACACCGCAGCAATTTACATGAACTTGATGGCCTTCGAACGGATGCacccaaaaattcaaaatcatgagGTGACAACATATATCTCCTTCATGGACGACTTGATAGACACTGCTGAGGACGTTAGTCTGCTGTGCTCTCGAGGGATCGTAAGGAACCTTCTTGGCAGTGACGAGGATGCTGCCAAAGTCTTCAACAAGTTGGGCGATGGCATGACATTCACCCCAGATGAAGAACTCTATGAAGATTTGCAGTCTTATGTTGCCTCAGACTGGAATGCGGCAAGAGCATATTTGAAGCGAAACTACTTCCAAAACCCATGGTCTATTCTGTCTCTACTTGCGGCCATTGCCTTACTGCTTTTAACATTTATTCAGACACTATTTTCTGTGTTGGCGGTGACGAAGGGCAAGTGA
- the LOC116268203 gene encoding non-specific lipid transfer protein GPI-anchored 16-like yields the protein MEAVAGLIKFLVLSMVIYPAAISPASGQITTICTTGMISSFTPCLNYVTGSSANGSSPTADCCQSLASLVGNSAGCLCLLLTANVPFRVPINRTLAISLPRACRIPAVPLQCKYTSIALPPAGTIVPAPALPPLPPRPADPPVTATEAGVPASSPPAPSLLIPTTVSPPPPALVTLNPSSAHKIYDGFSTLSIFALVVLGLVI from the exons ATGGAGGCGGTCGCTGGACTAATCAAGTTCTTAGTCTTGTCGATGGTCATTTATCCGGCAGCAATCTCGCCGGCTTCCGGCCAGATAACGACGATATGCACGACGGGCATGATCAGCAGCTTCACTCCCTGCCTGAATTACGTGACCGGAAGCAGCGCCAATGGCAGCTCCCCGACTGCCGACTGCTGTCAATCCCTTGCCTCCTTGGTTGGCAACTCAGCCGGATGCTTGTGCCTCCTCTTAACCGCCAACGTCCCGTTTCGGGTGCCCATCAACCGGACGTTGGCCATCTCCCTCCCCCGCGCTTGCCGGATACCGGCGGTGCCGCTGCAATGCAAAT ATACGTCGATTGCTCTTCCGCCAGCAG GCACCATCGTACCCGCTCCAGCCCTTCCCCCTCTTCCGCCACGTCCAG CCGATCCGCCGGTGACTGCAACTGAAGCGGGCGTGCCAGCTTCGTCGCCACCAGCCCCATCGCTGCTGATCCCTACAACAGTGTCGCCGCCGCCACCTGCACTCGTCACCCTTAACCCAAGCTCTGCCCACAAGATCTACGATGGATTCTCTACCTTGTCCATCTTTGCCTTGGTGGTTCTTGGACTTGTGATCTAA
- the LOC116266157 gene encoding non-specific lipid transfer protein GPI-anchored 19-like isoform X2 — protein MAAKLGLVLVVACTLYVQTYAQANCAPALTGLVPCLPYITGNSSTPVPMCCTQLSAVVQSQPQCLCLVLGSNAGSTLGISVNQTQALALPSACNVKTPSPTLCSALAGAPTGSPAPATAPPATGSAPAASPAGTPPASTPGATTKPAAASPGPSASGSSMNSASSLVAVAAIFIVSCASALGVF, from the exons ATGGCTGCCAAGTTGGGGTTGGTGTTGGTCGTCGCTTGCACACTGTATGTGCAAACATATGCTCAAGCAAACTGCGCCCCGGCACTCACCGGCCTCGTGCCCTGCCTGCCCTACATCACCGGGAACTCTTCCACGCCTGTACCAATGTGCTGCACACAGCTCTCTGCTGTAGTCCAGTCCCAGCCTCAGTGTCTCTGCCTGGTCCTTGGGTCCAACGCCGGAAGCACCCTCGGTATCTCGGTGAACCAGACCCAGGCCCTGGCCCTTCCTAGCGCTTGCAATGTGAAGACTCCATCTCCTACCCTCTGCAGCG CTCTTGCAGGAGCACCCACCGGCTCCCCTGCTCCAGCTACGGCACCACCAGCCACAGGCTCTGCCCCAGCCGCCTCACCAGCAGGCACACCACCAGCAAGCACACCAG GAGCCACCACCAAGCCCGCAGCTGCATCTCCTGGGCCATCAGCTAGTGGGAGCTCCATGAACTCTGCTTCGTCTCTGGTGGCTGTCGCTGCCATCTTCATCGTCTCGTGTGCTTCAGCACTCGGTGTCTTCTAA
- the LOC116266157 gene encoding non-specific lipid transfer protein GPI-anchored 19-like isoform X1 translates to MAAKLGLVLVVACTLYVQTYAQANCAPALTGLVPCLPYITGNSSTPVPMCCTQLSAVVQSQPQCLCLVLGSNAGSTLGISVNQTQALALPSACNVKTPSPTLCSALAGAPTGSPAPATAPPATGSAPAASPAGTPPASTPAGATTKPAAASPGPSASGSSMNSASSLVAVAAIFIVSCASALGVF, encoded by the exons ATGGCTGCCAAGTTGGGGTTGGTGTTGGTCGTCGCTTGCACACTGTATGTGCAAACATATGCTCAAGCAAACTGCGCCCCGGCACTCACCGGCCTCGTGCCCTGCCTGCCCTACATCACCGGGAACTCTTCCACGCCTGTACCAATGTGCTGCACACAGCTCTCTGCTGTAGTCCAGTCCCAGCCTCAGTGTCTCTGCCTGGTCCTTGGGTCCAACGCCGGAAGCACCCTCGGTATCTCGGTGAACCAGACCCAGGCCCTGGCCCTTCCTAGCGCTTGCAATGTGAAGACTCCATCTCCTACCCTCTGCAGCG CTCTTGCAGGAGCACCCACCGGCTCCCCTGCTCCAGCTACGGCACCACCAGCCACAGGCTCTGCCCCAGCCGCCTCACCAGCAGGCACACCACCAGCAAGCACACCAG CAGGAGCCACCACCAAGCCCGCAGCTGCATCTCCTGGGCCATCAGCTAGTGGGAGCTCCATGAACTCTGCTTCGTCTCTGGTGGCTGTCGCTGCCATCTTCATCGTCTCGTGTGCTTCAGCACTCGGTGTCTTCTAA